GACAATCTGATCGTGCAGGCGGTCGTGACGATGGATTCGGCGGCCAACCGCACCGAAAGCCGTGGCGCGCATGCGCGCGAGGATTTCCCGGACCGCAACGACAAGGACTGGATGAAGCACACGCTGACCTGGATCGATCCGGCCGGCAAGACCGCGATCGAGTACCGTCCGGTGCACAGCTACACGATGACCAATGACGTGCAGTACATCCCGCCGAAGGCGCGGGTCTACTGAGAACGAAGGCGAGCAAGCATGGTTGAATTCGCACTTCCGAAGAATTCGAAGATTTCCGGCGGCAAGACCTGGCCGAAGCCGGCCGGCGCCACCGAGACCCGCGAATTCCGGGTGTATCGCTGGAACCCGGACGACGGCAAGAATCCGAGCGTCGACACCTATTATGTCGACACCAATGATTGCGGCCCGATGGTGCTGGACGGTCTGATCTGGATCAAGAACCACATCGATCCTACGCTGACCTTCCGCCGCTCCTGCCGTGAAGGCGTCTGCGGCTCCTGCGCGATGAACATCGACGGCCAGAACACGCTGGCCTGCACCAAGTCGATGCACGATGTCGGCGCCGGAGGCGCGGTGAAGGTCAATCCGCTGCCGCACCAGCCGGTGGTCAAGGACCTGGTCCCCGACCTCACCAATTTCTACGCCCAGTATGCCTCGATCGAGCCGTGGCTAAAGACCACGACGCCGACGCCGCAGAAGGAGTGGAGGCAGAGCCACGAGGACCGCGAAAAGCTCGACGGTCTCTACGAGTGCATCCTGTGCGCCTGCTGCTCGACCTCCTGCCCGAGCTACTGGTGGAACAGCGAACGCTTCCTCGGCCCCGCCGCGCTGCTGCAGGCGACGCGCTGGGTCACCGATTCCCGCGACGAAGCGACCGGCGAGCGGCTCGACAATCTCGAGGATCCGTTCCGTCTCTATCGCTGCCACACCATCATGAACTGCGCCAAGGCGTGCCCGAAGGGTCTCAACCCCTCGGAAGCGATCGCCGAACTCAAGTTCAAGATGGTCGAACGCCAGATCTGATTTGAGGCCGCCGGCGCTGGCGGCTTCTTCTTCATAGCATGCTCTCAAGCGCTGAACGACGTCGGCATCGATATCCGACGTCGGGCCGCCGTACGGCACGTGCGAAGCAGCGGGCCGCACCGTTTCTCTTGTGAGCAACCACGCCGGTGGTCGAGCGAGGCCTCACCTGATCCCCGTGGCGCGGTCGCCGGCATCAGGAACCGTCGTCAATTGCCGCAAGCGGAGCACGGAACTCAACCACCAGGCCGGACGGCTCATAGCGCTTTCTTGAGCGGCTTCCGCCGATAATGCCCATGTCGATGAGGCGAGAACCAAGTCCGATCTTGGTCGGCGCGACAACCGGCGGTCCGTCGTGCTCGGTCCATTTGACGATGAGACAATCCGGTTCGATCTCCC
The window above is part of the Bradyrhizobium sp. PSBB068 genome. Proteins encoded here:
- a CDS encoding succinate dehydrogenase iron-sulfur subunit → MVEFALPKNSKISGGKTWPKPAGATETREFRVYRWNPDDGKNPSVDTYYVDTNDCGPMVLDGLIWIKNHIDPTLTFRRSCREGVCGSCAMNIDGQNTLACTKSMHDVGAGGAVKVNPLPHQPVVKDLVPDLTNFYAQYASIEPWLKTTTPTPQKEWRQSHEDREKLDGLYECILCACCSTSCPSYWWNSERFLGPAALLQATRWVTDSRDEATGERLDNLEDPFRLYRCHTIMNCAKACPKGLNPSEAIAELKFKMVERQI